A region of Ochrobactrum quorumnocens DNA encodes the following proteins:
- a CDS encoding adenosine kinase: MATFDVLCIGNAIVDILSRTEDAFLEANGIIKGAMNLIDGDRAELLYSRIKGQFTEMSGGSAGNTAAGVASLGGRSAYFGKVATDHLGRVFAHDIRAQGVAFDTRALEKGSPTARSMIFVTADGERSMNTYLGACVELGPEDVETSKVADARVTYFEGYLWDPPRAKEAIVLASKIAHEHGRQVAMTLSDPFCVDRYREEFLDLMRKRTVDIVFANEDEAKSLYQTKSLDEAVEAIRKDCPLAIITRSEKGAIVITADQTLHVPAIEIEELVDTTGAGDLYAAGFLYGYTKDRSLEDCARLGSLAAGMIIQQMGPRPLIDLQAVASQAKLI, encoded by the coding sequence ATGGCTACATTCGACGTTCTTTGCATTGGCAACGCCATTGTCGATATTCTTTCGCGCACTGAAGACGCGTTCCTTGAGGCCAATGGTATCATCAAAGGTGCCATGAACCTGATTGATGGTGATCGAGCAGAACTGCTCTATAGCCGCATCAAGGGACAGTTTACTGAAATGTCCGGTGGTAGTGCAGGCAATACAGCTGCAGGCGTTGCAAGTCTCGGCGGACGTTCTGCCTATTTCGGTAAGGTTGCAACCGATCATCTTGGTCGGGTATTTGCCCATGACATTCGTGCGCAGGGCGTAGCCTTTGATACGCGTGCTCTGGAAAAAGGTTCACCGACTGCGCGTTCGATGATTTTCGTCACAGCGGATGGCGAGCGTTCAATGAACACCTATCTGGGTGCCTGCGTCGAACTTGGACCCGAAGACGTCGAAACCTCCAAGGTTGCCGACGCTCGCGTCACCTATTTCGAAGGCTATCTTTGGGACCCGCCACGCGCCAAGGAAGCCATTGTTCTCGCTTCCAAGATCGCGCATGAGCATGGCCGTCAGGTTGCCATGACCTTGTCGGATCCATTCTGCGTAGACCGTTATCGCGAAGAGTTTCTCGATTTGATGCGTAAGCGCACTGTCGATATCGTTTTTGCGAACGAAGACGAGGCAAAATCGCTTTATCAAACCAAGTCGCTTGATGAAGCTGTGGAAGCCATCCGCAAGGATTGTCCACTTGCGATTATCACGCGTTCGGAGAAAGGCGCAATTGTCATCACCGCTGACCAGACGCTGCATGTCCCCGCGATTGAAATTGAAGAGCTGGTCGATACGACGGGTGCAGGCGATCTTTACGCTGCCGGCTTCCTATACGGATATACCAAAGACCGTTCGCTTGAGGATTGCGCGCGTCTTGGTTCGCTTGCCGCAGGCATGATCATTCAACAGATGGGTCCACGTCCGCTGATCGACCTTCAGGCCGTCGCAAGTCAGGCCAAACTGATCTGA
- the nth gene encoding endonuclease III translates to MENAKIKSPVNASASTSVRRPRRVTGTLYTADEIHEIFRRFSILRPEPKGELEHTNPFTLLVAVALSAQATDVGVNKATRALFAIADTPQKMLALGEETVGDYIRTIGLWRNKAKNVILLSEALIRDYGGEVPDDRDELVKLPGVGRKTANVVLSMAFGHSTMAVDTHILRIGNRIGLAPAKTPDAVEAILMRVIPTEYLFHAHHWLILHGRYTCKARKPECENCVIADICKYSGKTCDVPAALIPLPPQF, encoded by the coding sequence ATGGAAAACGCCAAAATCAAATCGCCCGTGAATGCTTCCGCTTCGACATCTGTGCGTCGTCCACGCCGGGTCACAGGCACGCTTTATACGGCTGATGAAATCCATGAGATTTTCCGTCGCTTTTCCATTTTGCGACCGGAACCGAAGGGCGAGCTGGAACATACCAATCCGTTTACATTGCTTGTAGCCGTGGCGCTGTCAGCGCAGGCAACCGATGTGGGTGTGAACAAGGCGACGCGCGCACTCTTTGCGATTGCCGATACGCCGCAAAAAATGCTGGCTCTCGGCGAAGAAACAGTCGGGGATTATATCCGCACCATTGGTTTGTGGCGCAACAAGGCTAAGAACGTCATTCTGCTATCTGAAGCGCTTATCCGTGATTATGGCGGTGAAGTTCCTGATGATCGCGATGAATTGGTGAAGCTGCCGGGCGTTGGCCGCAAGACCGCCAATGTCGTGCTGAGCATGGCTTTTGGTCATTCGACGATGGCCGTGGATACGCATATTCTGCGCATTGGAAATCGGATCGGTCTTGCACCAGCTAAGACACCCGATGCGGTGGAAGCTATTCTCATGCGGGTTATTCCAACGGAATACTTGTTCCACGCGCATCACTGGCTGATCCTGCACGGTCGCTACACGTGTAAGGCGCGCAAGCCTGAATGCGAGAATTGCGTTATTGCTGATATCTGCAAATATTCCGGAAAGACTTGCGATGTTCCGGCAGCGCTCATTCCGCTACCGCCGCAGTTTTAA
- the lptC gene encoding LPS export ABC transporter periplasmic protein LptC, which yields MSADTPHIHASQGSASAASNGGGMHFGASEKAASLFKAAQRHSIRVRVLKTALPVAAIALAAVFSWYTFLATPAAPVKVEVNNGGESGKLVMSNPQLNGYTKDNRPYSMIAAKAVQDAKNSGAISLEGISAELPVGDNGSAKVEAASGVYDNANGRLQLDKDFTVTTNEGLHAVMRSADVNLKSGQVTTDKPVDIRNGTTQISADSMQIKESGKIVIFENKVRVVIDGGAVSGNNTP from the coding sequence ATGAGCGCTGACACACCACATATCCATGCTTCGCAAGGATCCGCTTCTGCGGCGTCCAATGGCGGTGGCATGCATTTTGGAGCGTCCGAAAAGGCAGCTTCGCTTTTTAAAGCTGCACAGCGTCATTCGATCCGCGTTCGTGTTCTTAAAACGGCATTGCCTGTTGCCGCAATTGCGCTTGCAGCGGTCTTTTCCTGGTACACGTTTCTGGCCACTCCAGCCGCTCCTGTGAAGGTGGAAGTTAATAACGGTGGCGAGAGCGGTAAGCTTGTCATGAGCAATCCACAGCTCAACGGCTATACCAAAGACAATCGCCCCTATTCGATGATTGCGGCAAAGGCTGTGCAGGACGCCAAAAATAGCGGCGCAATCTCGCTTGAAGGTATTTCCGCCGAGTTGCCAGTTGGTGATAATGGTAGTGCTAAGGTAGAGGCTGCATCCGGCGTGTACGATAATGCGAACGGTCGTTTGCAACTTGATAAGGATTTTACTGTTACGACGAACGAAGGCTTGCATGCCGTCATGCGTTCTGCGGATGTCAATCTGAAGAGTGGTCAGGTGACGACCGACAAGCCCGTCGATATTCGTAACGGCACTACGCAGATTAGCGCTGACAGCATGCAGATCAAAGAGAGCGGCAAGATCGTGATCTTTGAAAACAAGGTGCGCGTCGTCATTGACGGCGGCGCAGTTTCGGGCAACAACACGCCTTGA
- the lptB gene encoding LPS export ABC transporter ATP-binding protein — protein sequence MGLFWNKKADEQQGMSENAAAIEGADGMMPSQPGKTTRLKGTLVARGLCKSYRGRQVVNGVSFGVRAGEAVGILGPNGAGKTTCFYMVTGLVPADAGAIEIDGYDVTSMPMYRRSRLGIGYLPQEASIFRGLSVENNIKAVLEVVEKDRKKRATELDALLEEFHIAHLRKAPAISLSGGERRRLEIARALASRPNFMLLDEPFAGVDPIAVSDIQQLVRHLTSRGIGVLITDHNVRETLGLIDRAYIIHAGQVLTHGRPAEIVANPDVRRLYLGDQFTL from the coding sequence GTGGGATTGTTCTGGAACAAGAAAGCCGACGAGCAGCAGGGCATGTCTGAAAATGCAGCCGCTATTGAGGGTGCGGATGGTATGATGCCATCGCAGCCCGGTAAGACGACCCGTCTCAAAGGGACGTTGGTCGCTCGGGGCCTTTGCAAGAGCTATCGCGGACGACAGGTCGTCAATGGTGTGTCGTTTGGCGTGCGCGCTGGCGAAGCCGTGGGTATTCTTGGTCCAAACGGTGCCGGTAAGACAACCTGCTTCTATATGGTGACAGGGCTTGTTCCAGCCGATGCTGGTGCAATCGAAATCGATGGTTACGACGTAACATCAATGCCAATGTACCGCCGCTCGCGTCTTGGTATTGGCTATCTGCCGCAGGAAGCATCGATTTTTCGCGGCCTGTCGGTTGAGAACAACATCAAGGCTGTGCTGGAAGTGGTCGAAAAAGACCGCAAGAAGCGGGCCACCGAGCTCGATGCTCTGCTTGAAGAATTTCATATCGCACACTTACGCAAGGCCCCGGCCATCTCCCTTTCGGGTGGTGAACGCCGTCGTCTGGAAATCGCACGTGCGCTGGCATCTCGCCCGAACTTCATGCTGCTCGACGAGCCGTTCGCCGGTGTCGACCCGATTGCAGTCTCCGATATTCAGCAGCTCGTGCGCCATTTGACCAGTCGTGGCATTGGCGTTCTTATCACTGACCATAATGTGCGTGAAACGCTCGGGCTGATCGACCGTGCCTATATTATTCACGCCGGTCAGGTTCTGACGCATGGTCGTCCAGCGGAAATCGTCGCCAATCCAGATGTTCGCAGACTTTACCTCGGCGACCAGTTTACGCTCTGA
- the rpoN gene encoding RNA polymerase factor sigma-54, with amino-acid sequence MALSPKLDFRQSQSLVMTPQLMQSIKLLQMTHIELDQFIDLEIEKNPLLDRIEAANDDFADAEPQHEGDDATPDASSDEDWFKTGAVDDAQNLSSTFDSSLENIFPDDPGRSDDAHIDLVAQWNTSAGETYSAGGSYDIDQVTASRVSLSEHVAEQIALTFSTPADRFIAAALADALDESGYLRADVSLLAQNLSVETIHVERILHEMQSFDPAGLFARDLRECLAIQLRLKDRFDPAMEALIDNLDLLARRDFATLKKLCGVDQSDILDMLTEIRMLDPKPGTQFEVSVADVIIPDVLVAAARDGTWGIELNPAAQPRLIVNNEYYAEVTPSIKGEEKTFLSDCMQSANWLVRSLDQRARTILKVTQEIVRQQDGFLRHGVTRLKPLNLRTVADAVGMHESTISRVTANKFMATPRGVFELRYFFNASIASSEGGDAHSSESVRHRIRQMIDAEKPDDVLSDDAIVEALKKDGVDIARRTVAKYRESMNIASSVQRRREKKARLSAR; translated from the coding sequence ATGGCCCTTTCGCCGAAGCTTGATTTTCGCCAGTCACAATCGCTGGTGATGACGCCTCAACTGATGCAGTCGATCAAACTGCTACAGATGACGCATATCGAGCTGGACCAGTTCATCGATCTTGAAATTGAAAAGAATCCGCTGCTGGACAGAATAGAGGCAGCGAATGATGATTTTGCAGACGCAGAGCCGCAACACGAAGGCGATGATGCCACGCCGGATGCGTCTTCCGATGAAGACTGGTTCAAGACAGGTGCCGTCGATGATGCGCAAAATCTCTCTTCAACATTTGATAGCTCGCTTGAAAATATCTTTCCAGATGATCCCGGTCGCAGCGATGATGCGCATATCGACCTGGTTGCTCAATGGAACACCTCTGCCGGTGAGACTTATAGTGCGGGCGGCAGCTACGACATTGATCAGGTAACGGCAAGCCGCGTATCGCTGAGCGAACATGTCGCTGAGCAAATAGCGTTGACGTTTTCCACCCCGGCTGATCGCTTTATTGCAGCGGCTTTGGCAGATGCGCTGGATGAAAGCGGTTATCTGCGTGCGGATGTTTCCTTGCTTGCGCAGAATCTCAGTGTCGAAACTATCCATGTCGAACGCATTCTGCATGAAATGCAAAGCTTTGATCCGGCGGGCCTTTTTGCACGCGATCTGCGCGAATGTCTGGCAATTCAGCTTCGTCTCAAGGACCGGTTTGATCCGGCGATGGAAGCGCTCATCGACAATCTCGATCTGCTTGCGCGTCGTGATTTTGCGACGCTCAAAAAACTTTGCGGCGTCGATCAATCCGACATTCTCGACATGCTGACTGAGATCAGGATGCTGGATCCGAAGCCCGGGACCCAGTTCGAGGTTTCGGTTGCAGATGTGATCATTCCCGATGTGCTGGTTGCAGCCGCCCGCGATGGAACTTGGGGTATTGAGCTTAATCCGGCAGCCCAGCCGCGCCTTATCGTGAACAACGAATATTATGCAGAAGTGACCCCTTCAATCAAAGGTGAGGAAAAGACGTTTCTGTCTGATTGTATGCAATCGGCGAACTGGCTGGTACGCAGCCTTGATCAGAGGGCGCGTACAATCCTGAAAGTAACACAAGAAATCGTGCGCCAGCAGGATGGATTCCTCCGGCACGGAGTCACCCGCCTCAAACCGTTGAACCTGCGTACCGTTGCCGACGCTGTGGGTATGCATGAATCAACCATCAGCCGCGTGACGGCCAACAAGTTCATGGCAACGCCGCGTGGCGTCTTTGAATTGCGCTATTTCTTCAACGCATCCATTGCTTCTTCCGAGGGGGGAGATGCCCATTCATCCGAAAGTGTGCGCCATCGTATCCGTCAGATGATCGACGCGGAAAAGCCTGATGATGTATTATCCGATGATGCAATCGTCGAAGCCTTGAAGAAGGACGGTGTGGATATCGCGCGCAGAACGGTCGCAAAATATCGGGAATCGATGAATATTGCTTCTTCAGTACAGCGCAGACGCGAAAAAAAAGCCAGATTATCGGCCCGTTGA
- a CDS encoding DUF1150 family protein: MDRHILTEHEFAHLGEGEVAYVRKIRSDDLTRTFPALPPIAPGLELWALFGASGEPIVLSDVRATALQGAHEHELRTVMLH, translated from the coding sequence ATGGACAGACACATTCTCACCGAACATGAATTCGCTCATCTGGGTGAAGGTGAAGTGGCCTATGTGCGCAAGATCCGCTCTGATGATCTTACCCGCACCTTCCCTGCCCTCCCACCGATTGCACCGGGCCTCGAGCTTTGGGCACTGTTTGGCGCAAGCGGCGAGCCGATTGTGCTTTCCGATGTCCGTGCCACTGCGCTGCAAGGCGCGCATGAACATGAACTGCGCACCGTGATGCTGCACTAA
- a CDS encoding LptA/OstA family protein, giving the protein MERETGKMNKSMKTRTLRMGFAALALGLVVAPVSALAQDSQQVPFGSLKLSGGKDPIKIDADKLEMLDKEGKAIFTGNVSVVQGDALLKSGKMIVYYNKDSQGEGGQAAGGTAGLSGSGIDRLEISGKVYLKSGTQVATGDTGNYDGKSQVMVLQGQKVVLTDGDNVATGCKLTANMSTGKAFLESCKGQSKGRVSIIMAPQDQQKQGGAAPKSN; this is encoded by the coding sequence ATGGAACGCGAGACGGGCAAGATGAACAAGAGCATGAAGACCCGCACTTTGCGGATGGGATTTGCAGCTTTGGCGCTTGGCCTCGTTGTTGCGCCGGTCTCCGCTCTGGCTCAGGACAGCCAGCAGGTGCCATTTGGCAGCCTCAAGCTCTCCGGTGGCAAGGATCCGATCAAGATTGACGCCGATAAGCTCGAAATGCTCGACAAGGAAGGCAAGGCCATTTTCACTGGCAATGTCTCCGTCGTGCAGGGCGACGCGCTTTTGAAGTCAGGCAAGATGATCGTCTATTATAACAAGGATTCGCAGGGCGAAGGCGGTCAGGCTGCTGGTGGTACTGCTGGTCTGAGTGGGTCCGGTATTGATCGTCTCGAGATCAGCGGCAAGGTTTACCTCAAGTCCGGCACGCAGGTCGCAACCGGCGACACCGGAAACTATGACGGCAAGAGTCAGGTCATGGTCTTGCAGGGCCAGAAGGTTGTGCTGACTGATGGTGACAATGTTGCAACCGGTTGCAAGCTCACTGCCAATATGAGCACCGGCAAAGCTTTCCTCGAAAGCTGCAAGGGCCAGAGCAAGGGCCGCGTATCCATCATCATGGCGCCGCAGGATCAACAGAAGCAGGGCGGTGCCGCGCCCAAATCGAATTAA
- the hpf gene encoding ribosome hibernation-promoting factor, HPF/YfiA family: protein MTLRVSGKHMDVGEAFTTRIIDRVNEAVGKYFDHGFSGQVTVTKSGSRYSADCTLHLDSGATLQSTGDAQDPQLAFDAAADKIETRLRRYKRRLKSRPATAPNAIYDDVAYRVMAPLPEEEEDLPVDYAPTIVAESSVALRTLSVASAVVELDLIENPVLVFRNAGNDEVNIVYRRADGNIGWVDPSTVTRQAAPRA from the coding sequence ATGACTCTGCGTGTATCTGGAAAGCATATGGACGTCGGTGAAGCTTTCACGACCCGGATTATTGATCGGGTTAATGAAGCGGTCGGCAAATATTTTGATCATGGCTTTTCCGGGCAGGTAACGGTCACCAAGTCCGGATCGCGATACAGCGCGGATTGTACCTTGCATCTTGATAGCGGTGCTACCTTGCAGAGCACCGGAGATGCACAGGATCCGCAACTGGCGTTCGATGCGGCTGCGGACAAGATTGAAACACGGTTGCGTCGTTACAAGCGCCGTTTGAAATCGCGTCCAGCGACTGCACCAAATGCGATCTATGATGATGTGGCATATCGTGTTATGGCACCGCTGCCGGAAGAAGAGGAGGACCTTCCGGTTGATTACGCGCCGACTATCGTTGCGGAATCGTCTGTCGCCCTTCGCACCCTTTCGGTCGCGTCGGCGGTTGTGGAACTTGACCTGATCGAAAACCCGGTTCTGGTCTTCCGCAATGCGGGCAATGATGAAGTAAATATCGTCTACCGTCGTGCGGACGGCAATATTGGCTGGGTTGACCCATCAACGGTTACCCGCCAGGCCGCTCCTCGCGCTTGA
- a CDS encoding trimeric intracellular cation channel family protein: MTIFDFANFAGVFVFAATGALAASRRQLDIIGFIFLANITGIGGGTMRDLVLGAPVFWVVQPFYLLAGTSAAIIVYFTAHLVESRYRLLLWCDAIGMSAYTVVGAAKGLALGFGPSVAIVTGIFTATLGGILRDMVAGEPSVLMRREIYVSAALAGACLYVVLERFGFDPIFAALAAALTAFIVRGGALYFGWNLPVYKSRPGRTEEELKRDRIVRLDK, translated from the coding sequence GTGACGATTTTTGATTTTGCAAATTTTGCAGGTGTTTTCGTCTTCGCTGCCACTGGCGCTCTTGCGGCTTCACGTCGTCAGCTCGACATTATCGGCTTCATTTTCCTCGCCAATATTACAGGCATTGGCGGCGGCACGATGCGCGATCTGGTGTTGGGCGCGCCGGTTTTCTGGGTCGTCCAACCCTTTTATCTGCTGGCAGGCACATCGGCGGCAATCATCGTCTATTTCACGGCCCACCTGGTGGAATCACGCTACAGGCTTTTGCTGTGGTGTGACGCCATCGGTATGTCGGCCTATACGGTCGTGGGCGCTGCCAAAGGGCTAGCACTTGGTTTCGGGCCATCGGTCGCGATTGTGACGGGCATCTTCACCGCCACGCTTGGTGGCATTTTGCGCGATATGGTAGCAGGTGAGCCGTCTGTGCTGATGCGCAGGGAAATTTATGTTTCGGCAGCACTCGCGGGCGCTTGTCTTTATGTGGTGCTGGAGCGCTTCGGATTTGACCCGATATTCGCAGCCCTTGCAGCAGCGCTCACCGCATTCATCGTGCGCGGCGGTGCGCTGTACTTCGGCTGGAACCTGCCGGTTTATAAGAGCCGTCCCGGCCGCACTGAAGAAGAACTCAAGCGCGACCGAATTGTCAGATTGGATAAATAA
- a CDS encoding DUF2244 domain-containing protein, with product MQHPDGANPDRFDTPIFEALLTPYRSLGQTGFRVLMGSMICCWLFVCIVFWSIGAWPIIGFFGLDVLAIYLAFRWNYRSANTREEISVSRAALHIRKYEASGEMTSHLFHPFWTRFNVARKPDIGITTMRVESRNDSVLVGSFLNPDDRESFATAFGNALSEARR from the coding sequence ATGCAGCATCCAGACGGCGCAAATCCAGACAGATTTGATACTCCCATTTTTGAAGCACTGCTGACGCCCTATCGCTCATTGGGTCAAACTGGGTTTCGCGTGCTGATGGGTTCAATGATCTGTTGCTGGCTGTTTGTCTGTATCGTGTTCTGGTCAATAGGGGCATGGCCGATCATCGGCTTTTTTGGCCTTGATGTGCTGGCGATCTATCTGGCTTTTCGCTGGAACTACCGTTCAGCAAATACTCGCGAAGAGATATCCGTATCGCGCGCCGCCCTGCACATCCGCAAATATGAAGCCTCGGGCGAGATGACCAGCCATCTGTTTCATCCGTTCTGGACAAGATTCAATGTCGCCAGAAAGCCAGATATCGGCATCACGACCATGCGTGTTGAAAGCCGCAACGACAGTGTCCTCGTCGGTAGTTTCCTCAATCCTGATGATCGCGAGAGCTTCGCCACGGCTTTTGGCAATGCCCTAAGCGAAGCCCGGCGCTAG
- a CDS encoding sulfate transporter family protein: MIIDAALKALKRLPTPEFRSVLWKTLGLTLLLLVGLWVAIRQIFFTFAWPWMEQLLPGIPGWAGWLGIAAAIVAGLGLALVLALMIAPVTALVAGIFLDDIADVVEREDYPREPAGTPLPLGRSVVVSLKFLSVVILGNIVALVLLFVPGINLIAFFVINAYLLGREFFEFAAMRYRSESEAKALRSQYGVTVFLAGLLIAAFMAIPLVNLLTPLFAAAMMIHLHKAITQRETLKLRR, translated from the coding sequence ATGATCATAGATGCTGCGTTGAAGGCACTTAAACGTCTTCCAACGCCGGAATTTCGCTCCGTTTTATGGAAAACGCTTGGCTTGACGCTTTTGTTACTTGTCGGGCTTTGGGTCGCCATAAGACAAATATTTTTTACTTTCGCATGGCCCTGGATGGAGCAATTGCTGCCCGGAATACCTGGATGGGCAGGCTGGCTCGGTATTGCTGCAGCAATCGTGGCAGGTCTTGGGCTTGCTCTTGTGCTGGCATTAATGATTGCGCCTGTGACAGCGCTGGTCGCCGGTATTTTCCTCGATGACATCGCAGATGTCGTTGAGCGCGAAGATTATCCCAGAGAGCCAGCTGGCACACCTCTGCCGCTCGGGCGCTCTGTAGTCGTTTCGCTCAAATTCCTGAGTGTGGTCATTCTCGGCAATATCGTGGCGTTGGTTCTGCTGTTCGTTCCAGGCATCAATCTGATCGCCTTCTTCGTTATCAACGCCTATTTGCTGGGGCGGGAATTTTTTGAATTTGCCGCGATGCGTTATCGGTCCGAGAGCGAGGCCAAGGCACTCCGCTCTCAATATGGTGTCACGGTGTTTCTAGCAGGACTGCTGATCGCGGCCTTCATGGCGATCCCGCTTGTCAATCTGCTGACCCCGCTTTTTGCAGCCGCTATGATGATCCATTTGCATAAGGCTATAACGCAGCGTGAAACGTTAAAACTGCGGCGGTAG
- the grpE gene encoding nucleotide exchange factor GrpE: protein MADEKNKTENPDLEQRDINNPRDRDALKRAADDFLKSRKAEARAEAEEESVDAESLAANTIAALEADNAELKDQMLRLVAEMENLRKRTQRDVQDARTYAVTNFARDMLSVSDNLSRAHEAIPVDALETDANLKSLAEGVEMTERAMLQALERHGVTKLNPEGEKFDPNFHQAIFEVPNPELPANTVVQVMQAGYAIGDRVLRPAMVGVSKGGPKVAAESGATEAEGDA, encoded by the coding sequence ATGGCTGATGAAAAAAACAAAACCGAAAACCCCGATCTTGAGCAGCGCGATATCAACAATCCTCGGGATCGTGATGCGCTGAAGCGTGCTGCCGATGATTTTCTGAAAAGCCGCAAGGCTGAGGCACGCGCGGAAGCCGAAGAGGAATCCGTTGATGCCGAGAGCCTGGCTGCAAATACGATTGCAGCGCTCGAAGCTGACAATGCTGAACTCAAGGATCAGATGCTGCGTCTCGTTGCCGAGATGGAAAACCTGCGCAAGCGCACCCAGCGCGATGTTCAGGACGCCCGCACTTACGCAGTGACAAATTTTGCTCGTGACATGCTGTCGGTTTCCGACAACCTGAGCCGCGCACATGAAGCTATTCCTGTGGATGCACTGGAAACCGATGCAAACCTCAAGTCACTGGCTGAAGGCGTGGAAATGACCGAACGTGCCATGCTGCAGGCTTTGGAACGCCATGGCGTGACCAAGCTCAATCCAGAAGGTGAAAAGTTCGATCCGAACTTCCATCAGGCTATTTTTGAAGTGCCAAACCCTGAACTGCCAGCCAACACGGTCGTACAGGTTATGCAGGCAGGCTATGCCATCGGCGACCGCGTGCTGCGTCCAGCTATGGTTGGCGTTTCAAAGGGCGGCCCGAAGGTTGCTGCCGAAAGCGGCGCAACTGAAGCAGAGGGCGATGCTTAG
- a CDS encoding Hsp20 family protein, translated as MTRMTPFSSPLLLGFDTMEKTLERIAKSGDGYPPYNIERLRGETGSERLRITLAVAGFASDDLEVMTEDNQLVIRGRQSDDTEREFLHRGIAARQFQRVFVLADGMRVVGCELKNGLLAIDLDRPEPERLIKRINIAVKE; from the coding sequence ATGACAAGAATGACACCGTTTTCGAGCCCGCTATTGCTCGGATTCGACACAATGGAAAAGACGCTGGAACGGATTGCCAAATCCGGCGATGGATACCCGCCCTATAATATCGAACGTCTGCGCGGCGAGACTGGGTCTGAACGCCTGCGTATCACGCTGGCTGTTGCAGGCTTTGCCAGCGACGATCTTGAGGTTATGACGGAGGACAATCAGCTTGTCATCCGAGGGCGCCAGTCAGACGATACCGAACGTGAGTTTCTGCACCGTGGCATTGCTGCCCGTCAGTTTCAGCGCGTCTTCGTTCTGGCCGACGGCATGCGGGTGGTGGGTTGTGAACTGAAAAATGGCTTGCTTGCCATTGATCTCGATCGACCTGAACCAGAACGGCTAATCAAACGTATAAATATAGCAGTGAAGGAATGA
- the ptsN gene encoding PTS IIA-like nitrogen regulatory protein PtsN, with product MDLSDLIQPGAIIPALKASSKKQLLQILSEKAAELTGLPEREVFETILQRERLGSTGVGNGVAIPHGKLASIDKIAGIFARLETPVDFEALDDQPVDLVFLLLAPENAGADHLKALSRIARMLRDADTVAKLRGTHDAQALYSFLTSQPASNAA from the coding sequence ATGGATCTTAGTGATCTGATTCAGCCAGGGGCGATTATCCCTGCGCTGAAAGCCAGCTCCAAAAAGCAGCTTTTGCAGATTTTGTCTGAAAAAGCCGCGGAACTGACCGGTCTCCCTGAGCGTGAAGTTTTCGAAACAATTCTCCAGCGTGAGCGCCTCGGTTCTACCGGGGTTGGCAACGGTGTTGCCATTCCGCACGGTAAGTTGGCAAGCATCGACAAGATTGCAGGAATTTTTGCGCGCCTTGAAACTCCAGTGGATTTTGAAGCACTGGACGATCAGCCCGTCGATCTCGTCTTCCTGCTCCTCGCACCAGAAAACGCGGGCGCGGATCATTTGAAAGCCTTGTCACGCATTGCTCGCATGTTGCGCGATGCGGATACAGTGGCAAAGCTGCGCGGAACACATGACGCGCAGGCACTTTATTCATTCCTGACATCACAGCCAGCGTCCAACGCTGCCTGA